The window AAGGAGGCTGGGGGGGAGCtggtgggagggggcgggggctggcCACCCCAGGAGTCCAGGAGCTGGAGCCTGCTTGGAGTTATTGCTTCAAGGATGGGGGATAGGGCAGTAATGCCCAATGCAAATGAGAGGCGCCAAGGGGGCAGGGGCCTTTGCTTTCCAAATTCCCCTCCACTCTGGAAAGGTGGTAGGATTAAGCAGCAGCAAAAGCATCACCCACTGGGAGACTGTGGCCTccactcccttccctccctgAGATCaggcttcttcccccctcccgcACACATCCCCTGCAGCCCCCTATGGCTTCCGCAGCGCCCCCTACAATCTGGGAGCACATTATGGCTTGCAAGGGGCAGCACAGTGCCCAGAGGTTGGGCACACGTTCCCAGCTtctagaagggggaggggagggcacagtGCCTGCTCCCAGGGGCTGATGGTATTGCCTTGGCCCTGCCAGCAGGCTGTGGCACTGACCAGGCCCCAGCTGTGCCCCCTTGGGGCTGAACCCATGCTGGGCGGGTCCTGCCAGCACCCCTACCCGTGTCCACCCCTTGCCTCAGTCCATCATGGCCTCGAGCATCTCCAAGAACAGCTTGTGCATGGGCACCTTGCCCTCAAGCTTCACCCCATAGAAATGGGCCAGCACTTTGCCTGCTGTTTGGCGAAGGAGTGGTAATGTGAGCAGCAGCCTGCCCGCCCGCCGCCTTTCAGCACCCCCTCCGGGGCCCGCCCGGCTGGCTTCGTACTCCAGCAAGGCCTCATGGAGAGCTTCTCGCAgctgctccacagcctctgcatcTTCAATGTGCACAGAGTCTGCAAGGAGTAGGGAGAAAGCTGTTAACACGGGCGCCTCCAGAAAGGAGAGAGCCCCCATTTCCTTGGGTACTGAGGAGTGGGGCCTACAGAGGAGTCAACACAAATTTGTTGATTGGCTAGCTGAGGCAGCACTCACTGCTCCAGCTCATGAGCCAGCCCATCTTTTCTCTCAGCTATGGTCCCCCCTCGCCCTCCCTACCTTTGCTCCCACTAAATCATTCACCTTTCCAGTAAGTATGGCAGTAGGGCTCAAAACCCTATGTGCAGTCCCTGAGCCTGCCCTTGCCTTGCTTTGTGGCTTTTGGCAAATCACCGTTCTTTCCTACGCCTCAGTtttccctgtctgtaaaatgggactgtCACCATCTGAGTTGTGGAGGGCCTTCTGGAGACTTGTCAGGGCCTGCCCGGACTCACCTGAATTGGCAAGggccagggccttcagcagaacataCTCCTCCCGCTCCAGCCGCAGGGCCTGCAATCGCCGTACCAGCTGCAGCAGGGCAGCCCCAAGTTCCCCCAGGCCAGCTGCTCGCGCCCCCTCTTCATCCAGGACCAGGTCCTCAGCGAAGGCCAGCTCATCCTGCAGTGGCAGTGAGCGCTGGGCCACACCCAACACCAGAACCTCCATCCACACACTCTGCAGCACTGACATCTGGTCTGACAGCGACAGGGACGAGAAGCCTGGGGGCAGCGGAGCACACGTGGCTCAGTGGCCGCACCAGAGCCCGGCATGGCCTGGGTGGGCAAACCCATGGCACCTGGCCCTTTACCTGGGATGCTCTTGGCCCAGCTGATGGTGACCACAATCTCTCGGTCAAAGAGGTCACAGAGGGTAGCTACAGCTGGGAGGTGTCCATCAGGGCCCGCTGGGTCGGGCATGGCATACAGCTTCTCAGGCTCTACCACCAGCAGATGGGACACCAGTGCATTCACTGGGGCTGCAGTGACAGTTGGAAGAGGCACTCGAATTCATCACCTTGCAGGCCCTTTGGGGTCAAACATCTTCCCAGAGTCAGTACCCCCGTGGCCTTCCTCAACAGCCGCTGGTCAGCAGGCTCAAACACTGTCCTCCAGGAAGGGCTCTCCCTATCTCCCAGGGGAATCCGGGCTGTTTGTGAACAGGTTCTGAGCGTTAGAAATCTGTTCTGTTCCCAGCTGTACTACTCAAGGACTAACAGGGAAATGAGGAAGTGAAGAGATAAAGGGAAAATTTGGGTTCCAGTGCCCCAGATAACTACTATCCTGGGTGAATGACACC is drawn from Saccopteryx leptura isolate mSacLep1 chromosome 1, mSacLep1_pri_phased_curated, whole genome shotgun sequence and contains these coding sequences:
- the ESRRA gene encoding steroid hormone receptor ERR1 isoform X2, giving the protein MAWHPVRPAKPSSRGPSRTCACPGRGRALLSAGPPPGPGRPPLEPCLFLAGSIEYSCPASNECEITKRRRKACQACRFTKCLRVGMLKEGVRLDRVRGGRQKYKRRPEVDPLPFPGPFPAGPLAVAGGPRKTAPVNALVSHLLVVEPEKLYAMPDPAGPDGHLPAVATLCDLFDREIVVTISWAKSIPGFSSLSLSDQMSVLQSVWMEVLVLGVAQRSLPLQDELAFAEDLVLDEEGARAAGLGELGAALLQLVRRLQALRLEREEYVLLKALALANSDSVHIEDAEAVEQLREALHEALLEYEASRAGPGGGAERRRAGRLLLTLPLLRQTAGKVLAHFYGVKLEGKVPMHKLFLEMLEAMMD
- the ESRRA gene encoding steroid hormone receptor ERR1 isoform X1 — encoded protein: MSSQVVGIEPLYIKAEPASPDSPKGSSETETEPTVALAPGPAPTRHHPGHKEEEDGEGAGPGEQGGGKLVLSSLPKRLCLVCGDVASGYHYGVASCEACKAFFKRTIQGSIEYSCPASNECEITKRRRKACQACRFTKCLRVGMLKEGVRLDRVRGGRQKYKRRPEVDPLPFPGPFPAGPLAVAGGPRKTAPVNALVSHLLVVEPEKLYAMPDPAGPDGHLPAVATLCDLFDREIVVTISWAKSIPGFSSLSLSDQMSVLQSVWMEVLVLGVAQRSLPLQDELAFAEDLVLDEEGARAAGLGELGAALLQLVRRLQALRLEREEYVLLKALALANSDSVHIEDAEAVEQLREALHEALLEYEASRAGPGGGAERRRAGRLLLTLPLLRQTAGKVLAHFYGVKLEGKVPMHKLFLEMLEAMMD